The Pygocentrus nattereri isolate fPygNat1 chromosome 17, fPygNat1.pri, whole genome shotgun sequence genome window below encodes:
- the rab34a gene encoding ras-related protein Rab-34a isoform X2 has protein sequence MSVLPPVRKDRIIAQLPKFFNKGAALHTKDEFHPKVKTACQEQRTGTVGFKISKVIVVGDLAVGKTCLINRFCKDVFDKNYKATIGVDFEMERFEVLGVPFSLQLWDTAGQERFKCIASTYYRGAQAVVIVFDLNDVASLQHTRQWLEDAMKENDPTSVLLFLVGTKKDLSSPAQYSLIEQDAVKLASEINAEYWAVSSLSGENVREFFFRVASLTFEANVLAELEKSGSRRIGEVVKINSNTSNLYATSKKKQPNCCQ, from the exons ATGAGTGTGCTGCCCCCTGTGCGGAAGGACCGCATCATCGCTCAGCTCCCCAAG TTCTTCAACAAAGGTGCTGCTTTACACACAAAGGATGAATTTCACCCCAAAGTGAAAACAGCCTGCCAGGAACAGAGGACTGGGACAGTGGG GTTTAAAATCTCCAAGGTTATTGTGGTTGGGGACCTGGCAGTGGGAAAAACATGTCTGATTAATAG GTTTTGTAAAGACGTGTTTGACAAAAATTACAAAGCAACCATCGGCGTGGACTTCGAGATGGAGAGGTTTGAAGTGCTTGGGGTTCCGTTCAGCCTGCAACT GTGGGACACTGCGGGTCAAGAGCGGTTCAAGTGCATTGCTTCCACATACTACAGAGGAGCTCAAG CTGTAGTAATTGTTTTTGATTTGAATGACGTGGCCTCATTGCAGCATACTAG GCAGTGGCTGGAGGACGCTATGAAAGAGAATGACCCCACCAGTGTTTTGCTCTTCTTAGTGGGCACAAAGAAAGACCTGAGT TCTCCTGCGCAGTATTCTCTCATTGAACAGGACGCTGTTAAACTGGCCTCAGAGATCAACGCAGAGTACTGGGCTGTATCCTCTTTGTCAG GGGAAAACGTGAGAGAGTTTTTCTTCCGCGTGGCGTCACTGACGTTTGAAGCCAATGTGCTGGCAGAGCTGGAAAAAAGTGGCTCCAGGCGAATTGGGGAAGTTGTCA AAATCAACAGCAACACAAGTAACTTGTACGCAACTTCTAAGAAGAAACAGCCAAACTGCTGCCAGTAA
- the rab34a gene encoding ras-related protein Rab-34a isoform X1, producing the protein MSVLPPVRKDRIIAQLPKFFNKGAALHTKDEFHPKVKTACQEQRTGTVGRFKISKVIVVGDLAVGKTCLINRFCKDVFDKNYKATIGVDFEMERFEVLGVPFSLQLWDTAGQERFKCIASTYYRGAQAVVIVFDLNDVASLQHTRQWLEDAMKENDPTSVLLFLVGTKKDLSSPAQYSLIEQDAVKLASEINAEYWAVSSLSGENVREFFFRVASLTFEANVLAELEKSGSRRIGEVVKINSNTSNLYATSKKKQPNCCQ; encoded by the exons ATGAGTGTGCTGCCCCCTGTGCGGAAGGACCGCATCATCGCTCAGCTCCCCAAG TTCTTCAACAAAGGTGCTGCTTTACACACAAAGGATGAATTTCACCCCAAAGTGAAAACAGCCTGCCAGGAACAGAGGACTGGGACAGTGGG TAGGTTTAAAATCTCCAAGGTTATTGTGGTTGGGGACCTGGCAGTGGGAAAAACATGTCTGATTAATAG GTTTTGTAAAGACGTGTTTGACAAAAATTACAAAGCAACCATCGGCGTGGACTTCGAGATGGAGAGGTTTGAAGTGCTTGGGGTTCCGTTCAGCCTGCAACT GTGGGACACTGCGGGTCAAGAGCGGTTCAAGTGCATTGCTTCCACATACTACAGAGGAGCTCAAG CTGTAGTAATTGTTTTTGATTTGAATGACGTGGCCTCATTGCAGCATACTAG GCAGTGGCTGGAGGACGCTATGAAAGAGAATGACCCCACCAGTGTTTTGCTCTTCTTAGTGGGCACAAAGAAAGACCTGAGT TCTCCTGCGCAGTATTCTCTCATTGAACAGGACGCTGTTAAACTGGCCTCAGAGATCAACGCAGAGTACTGGGCTGTATCCTCTTTGTCAG GGGAAAACGTGAGAGAGTTTTTCTTCCGCGTGGCGTCACTGACGTTTGAAGCCAATGTGCTGGCAGAGCTGGAAAAAAGTGGCTCCAGGCGAATTGGGGAAGTTGTCA AAATCAACAGCAACACAAGTAACTTGTACGCAACTTCTAAGAAGAAACAGCCAAACTGCTGCCAGTAA